The following proteins are encoded in a genomic region of Leptospiraceae bacterium:
- a CDS encoding EAL domain-containing protein: MIKKNILLVEDEIIIAMAEMAVLKKNNFEVLHVESGEDAIQIMRDDSSVNLILMDFNLGEGISGAEAAEEILKFKNIPIIFLTSHFEKEIVERVRNVNRYGYIIKNSGETFLISSIEMALSLFEAQLSTRESEKRFRSMADSAPVLIWVSDEDKLFTYFNKQWLMFRGRTMEEELGMGWLVGVHPDDYETFLNMYTDAFHKRQSFEMEYRLLRHDGVYRWVLDRGIPRLAENDHFAGYIGSVVDITDMKEQEDNLRQAAAVFDNTTEGLLITDANAIIKAVNPSFTTVTGYTMEDLKDKTPRILNSGKQDKAFYDEMWQSLLKEGKWRGEIWNRRKNGEIYPELLGISAVKDNNGNTLSYVAVFSDITKIKAAQDDLDYLAHHDWLTNLPNRLMFQSRLRHAMSRLDSGKRLAILLIDLDRFKDVNDSYGHPLGDEVLQLSAIRMFQRLSERDTLARLGGDEFIVLIEDLEALEKAGRIAQELLDSIADPFYLTNGVEIFLGASIGISIYPDQGQSVDELFQHADVALYQAKKEGKGIFRYYNSSITSSIRSRLSIETRLRKAVDREELRVYFQPQVDIRTGKVVGAEALVRWKDPVEGFISPADFIPIAEESGIISQVGEWVLHQVCDLGNKWFQSGIKPIPLAVNLSPRQFIHGNIVSVVERILKETKFPAEYLEFEITESALMDREEEAIKILNQFRSMKIKLAIDDFGTGYSSLAHLKRFPLDTLKIDKSFVDEIPQNQDDSEIAATIIAMGHTLRLKVLAEGVETKEQLDFLKSCGCDLYQGFYKSKPLPETEFIQFLASNN, translated from the coding sequence ATGATAAAAAAGAATATCCTACTCGTAGAAGATGAAATTATAATTGCGATGGCTGAAATGGCTGTCCTAAAGAAAAATAATTTTGAAGTCTTGCATGTAGAAAGCGGAGAGGACGCAATTCAGATAATGAGGGATGATTCATCGGTCAACCTCATTCTGATGGATTTTAATTTAGGGGAAGGAATTTCAGGAGCCGAGGCAGCGGAGGAAATTCTTAAGTTTAAGAATATTCCAATTATTTTTCTCACCTCCCATTTTGAAAAGGAAATTGTTGAGCGAGTAAGAAATGTTAACCGCTATGGATACATTATCAAAAACTCAGGGGAAACTTTCCTTATCTCATCGATTGAAATGGCTCTTAGTTTATTTGAAGCTCAGCTTAGCACGCGGGAAAGTGAAAAGCGCTTTCGTTCTATGGCAGATTCTGCGCCCGTTTTGATTTGGGTTTCTGATGAAGACAAACTCTTTACTTATTTTAATAAACAATGGCTTATGTTTCGTGGAAGAACCATGGAAGAGGAGTTGGGAATGGGATGGCTTGTTGGAGTTCATCCGGATGATTACGAAACATTTCTGAATATGTATACAGATGCATTTCATAAGAGGCAATCTTTTGAGATGGAATATAGACTTCTTCGTCATGATGGTGTATACAGGTGGGTATTGGATCGAGGGATTCCCCGATTAGCGGAAAATGACCATTTTGCGGGATACATAGGCTCTGTTGTTGACATCACTGATATGAAAGAGCAAGAGGATAATCTGCGTCAGGCGGCAGCCGTATTTGATAATACGACAGAAGGTTTGTTGATTACAGATGCAAATGCGATTATAAAAGCAGTGAACCCATCCTTTACGACTGTGACAGGTTATACAATGGAAGATCTAAAAGATAAAACTCCTCGTATTCTAAATTCAGGCAAACAGGACAAAGCTTTCTATGATGAAATGTGGCAGAGTCTACTCAAAGAAGGTAAATGGCGGGGGGAAATATGGAATAGACGCAAGAATGGCGAAATCTATCCCGAACTTCTTGGAATCAGTGCAGTTAAGGATAATAACGGTAACACGCTAAGCTATGTTGCAGTGTTTTCTGATATTACAAAAATAAAAGCCGCACAGGATGATTTGGATTATCTAGCTCATCATGATTGGTTGACTAATCTTCCGAATCGTTTAATGTTTCAATCTAGACTCAGACATGCTATGAGTAGATTAGATTCAGGTAAGCGTTTAGCAATTCTACTAATTGACTTGGATCGGTTTAAGGATGTAAATGATAGCTATGGACATCCGTTAGGCGACGAAGTATTACAATTATCCGCTATTCGAATGTTTCAGCGATTATCTGAAAGAGATACACTTGCTAGACTCGGTGGGGATGAGTTTATTGTTTTAATTGAAGATTTAGAAGCTTTAGAGAAGGCAGGAAGGATCGCGCAAGAATTGCTGGATTCTATTGCAGATCCATTCTATCTGACAAATGGAGTAGAAATTTTTCTAGGTGCGAGTATTGGAATTAGTATATATCCCGATCAGGGGCAATCAGTAGATGAATTATTTCAACATGCAGATGTGGCATTGTATCAAGCAAAGAAAGAAGGAAAAGGAATTTTTCGCTATTACAATTCTAGTATAACTTCTTCGATTCGAAGTCGTCTGTCGATTGAAACTAGATTACGCAAAGCCGTTGACAGAGAAGAATTACGAGTATACTTTCAGCCACAAGTAGATATTCGAACTGGAAAAGTTGTAGGAGCAGAAGCTCTTGTAAGATGGAAAGATCCCGTAGAGGGATTTATATCACCAGCAGATTTTATACCTATTGCAGAAGAAAGTGGAATCATTAGCCAAGTAGGTGAATGGGTATTACACCAAGTATGCGATCTTGGAAATAAATGGTTTCAATCTGGAATCAAACCAATTCCACTCGCTGTTAATTTATCCCCACGACAATTCATTCATGGAAATATTGTATCTGTAGTAGAAAGAATTTTAAAGGAAACGAAATTTCCAGCAGAATATTTAGAATTTGAAATTACGGAAAGTGCGCTGATGGATAGAGAAGAAGAAGCAATAAAGATATTAAACCAATTTAGATCTATGAAAATTAAATTGGCTATTGATGATTTTGGAACGGGTTACTCTTCATTAGCCCATTTAAAAAGATTTCCACTCGATACTCTTAAGATAGATAAAAGTTTTGTAGATGAGATTCCCCAAAATCAAGACGATAGCGAAATCGCTGCCACTATTATCGCTATGGGTCATACACTTCGATTGAAGGTCCTAGCCGAGGGAGTAGAAACAAAAGAACAACTTGATTTTTTGAAATCTTGTGGCTGTGATTTATATCAAGGGTTTTATAAGAGTAAGCCGCTACCAGAAACAGAATTCATACAATTCCTTGCGAGTAATAATTAA